A single region of the Corticium candelabrum chromosome 15, ooCorCand1.1, whole genome shotgun sequence genome encodes:
- the LOC134191425 gene encoding uncharacterized protein LOC134191425, whose translation MEDLRSEKNKVRREFRKAKRDDVSLDTLQLLARQFHRLIRLHSKQKQFNSKQSSKLSMSTANRQFLRNFWKFSKNLSDGDRDEISPQFSSDEAFDFFSSTYSTMPTPPNFLLQSLNQLTSDKEAFDLRPFSAQEIWLKIKLSRNTSAPSPLDGISYLVLKKCPSLLPGLINLFNCCWLSCSVPSLWKTGIVRLVPKNSAQNNPKDPSKF comes from the coding sequence ATGGAGGATTTAAGATCTGAAAAGAACAAAGTAAGACGAGAATTTAGAAAAGCGAAACGAGACGACGTTTCTCTAGACACTCTACAGTTACTAGCTCGCCAATTCCATCGTCTGATTCGTCTACACAGTAAACAGAAGCAATTCAACTCTAAGCAAAGCAGCAAGTTGTCTATGAGTACTGCAAATCGGCAGTTTTTGAGGAATTTTTGGAAATTTTCGAAGAATTTATCTGATGGTGACAGAGATGAAATCTCTCCACAATTTTCATCGGATGAAGcttttgatttcttttctTCTACCTATTCGACTATGCCGACTCCACCAAACTTTCTTCTGCAAAGTCTCAATCAGTTGACCAGTGACAAGGAAGCCTTCGATTTACGTCCTTTCTCAGCCCAGGAAATCTGGCTCAAAATCAAATTGTCTAGAAATACGTCTGCTCCAAGCCCCCTTGATGGAATTTCATACCTAGTTCTGAAGAAGTGCCCCTCACTTCTTCCTGGTCTCATTAACCTTTTTAATTGTTGCTGGCTATCCTGTAGTGTTCCATCCCTATGGAAGACTGGGATTGTCCGTCTTGTCCCTAAGAACAGTGCTCAGAACAATCCGAAAGATCCATCCAAGTTTTGA